The region TGATCCAATAACCTTGAATTTATTACTGTGTTCAGATTATTATATAgaattgtcattaaaaaaaaggtATGACAGTTGATAACAAGGATGTGATGTTAATAGCCCATGTCATGAGTCCCCACCATCCATAAACGGATAGCGACACAATGTAGTAGTTTAACTCTCAagtatatgaaaatataaactTCAGGAAAATCTTCAACAAACGTGACATAACCATCCCATACATGCCGATAAAATAAGCATGCAGCATCGACTTTAATCTCCAACTTGCTCATTTAGTTAATTCTATACTTCCCAAGCCATTTTTAAATTTCCATAAACTTCTAAATCGACCCCCTTCTGTTGATGTTTCAATTTCGAATTTCTGATGCAAAATCATCATCACGTCGATTCCTTCACCGAGAACTGCTGGTGCGATGTAATCGATTACAGTAGCCTATTGGAGAAGACCTCGGCGGTGATGTGCTAGAGACCACGGTGTAGACGGGGCGGCCGTTGGAGACGTCGGTGCCGTTGCGGAAGATGCAGAGGAAAGGGGATTCGAAGCTTCTGCTGGGCGACCTAACCTGATTTTGGTGTCAAGCTTTTACAAAATTACCATAATACCCCCGCCtggttattatggagtaaatttgtgattgagggaactaatttctccttaaattagaaaattacatgtctTAATATATAGAGTAGTGCAAGAGCCCCTTAaacctataactagagaacaaatcacaaccacaagatcaagaaaatcaagggctagtattaagacatgtaattttctaatttaaggagatattagtcccctcaatcacaaatttactccataataaccaGGCGgaggtataatggtcattgcatagccaaaaaTAGGTTACGTCGAAAAACATTGAATCGACGATTAGGTGGTAAGTCAGCGGTAATAATCGGCGATAAACAGTGGGTATTACGAAAATTTAAAGCGTTAAAACCCTACCTTGTTGTCGACTCGAACTGGAAGTCGCGCGCGAAGGGAGTGAGTTTTCGATAGTGAAACGGCGGCGGAAGGTTGAATTAACAGCGAAAATCGACACTAAGGTTGATTTCCGGTGGATTGGAGTGGCTGCTAGGGTTTGGAAATGGGGGGAATTCGGGGAGACGATGTTGAATCGTGGGTTTGAGGAGTGAGACGGtgggagtgagagagagagtgggtaGATGAAGGATTGCAAGTGGATGCAGCTGATACTGTCGGCTCCCGAGGCACGACGAACGGTGATTGGGATATGCATCAGCATGAGGGTGGCCAAAGACACGAGGATGCAGCTGATAATTAGATAGATAAAgatgattttgaaataaacTTGTGAAAAGTACATAAGTCGAATTTGTGATTTATAAAATCAGAAAGGATATTAACAACCTCACTGTTATCTAATTAGGCCATGGATTGATCTTTTAGGTTAATCATGACAGCTTGTATATTGATGACTCTTAGAAAGTGTAACAAATTAAATGAGTTTTAACCATGTGATTTGCAATAAACAGGCTATGTCGTGTCAGTGACATTTTATTTAAcacttgtttataaaacacatcactcttagcatgattttacttcactcttgtttacaaaacacatcactcttagcatgattttacttcactcttgtttacaaaacacatcactcttagtatgattttacttcactcttgtttacaaaacacaacactcttagcatgattttagtTCACCATTGTTTTACaaaccacatcactcttagcatgattttacttcacccttgtttacaaaacacatcactcttagcatgattttacttcacccttgtttacaaaacacatcactcttagcatgattttacttcactcttgtttacaaaacacatcactcttagcatgattttacctcactcttgtttacaaaacacatcactcttagcatgattttacttaactcttgtttacaaaacacatcactcttattatgattttacttcactgttgtttacaaaacacatcactcttagcatgattttacctcaatgttgtttacaaaacacatcacttttattatgattttacttcactgttgtttacaaaacacatcacttagcatgattttacttcactcttgtttacaaaacacatcattcttagcatgattttacttcactgttgtttacaaaacacatcaatcttattatgattttacttcactgttgtttacaaaacacatcacttagcatgattttaccttactcttatttacaaaacacatcactattaacatgattttatttcactcttgttaacaaaacacatcactattagcatgattttacttcactcttgttaacaaaacacatcactcttagcatgcttttacttcactcttgataataaaacacatcactattagcatgattttactttactcttgttaacaaaacacatcactattagcatgattttacttcactcttgttaacaaaacaaatcactataATGAATGCTAAGTCAAGTTATTGATGGTTTAGGTCTATTAAGTTTGATTTTTTGAATTACAAATTTTGATCCAATAACCTTGAATTTATTACTGTGTTCAGATTATTATATAgaattgtcattaaaaaaaaggtATGACAGTTGATAACAAGGATGTGATGTTAATAGCCCATGTCATGAGTCCCCACCATCCATAAACGGATAGCGACACAATGTAGTAGTTTAACTCTCAagtatatgaaaatataaactTCAGGAAAATCTTCAACAAACGTGACATAACCATCCCATACATGCCGATAAAATAAGCATGCAGCATCGACTTTAATCTCCAACTTGCTCATTTAGTTAATTCTATACTTCCCAAGCCATTTTTAAATTTCCATAAACTTCTAAATCGACCCCCTTCTGTTGATGTTTCAATTTCGAATTTCTGATGCAAAATCATCATCACGTCGATTCCTTCACCGAGAACTGCTGGTGCGATGTAATCGATTACAGTAGCCTATTGGAGAAGACCTCGGCGGTGATGTGCTAGAGACCACGGTGTAGACGGGGCGGCCGTTGGAGACGTCGGTGCCGTTGCGGAAGATGCAGAGGAAAGGGGATTCGAAGCTTCTGCTGGGCGACCTAACCTGATTTTGGTGTCAAGCTTTTACAAAATTACCATAATACCCCCGCCtggttattatggagtaaatttgtgattgagggaactaatttctccttaaattagaaaattacatgtctTAATATATAGAGTAGTGCAAGAGCCCCTTAaacctataactagagaacaaatcacaaccacaagatcaagaaaatcaagggctagtattaagacatgtaattttctaatttaaggagatattagtcccctcaatcacaaatttactccataataaccaGGCGgaggtataatggtcattgcatagccaaaaaTAGGTTACGTCGAAAAACATAGTTTCATctcctcttctcctcttctccatCTTCATCGCCGTCTTGTACCCGTCGTCGTCGCAGCGACGGAGGGAGATCGGATCGATGCGGTCGATCAGAGCGGGGTGGCCGAAAGCGTAGAGCTTCTGCGCCGGGGACTGCACCAGAATCGCGACTTCCGCACCGCAGAGGATGGAGAGTTCGGTGGCTTTGCGGAAGAGCCCGCCGCGGCGCTTGGTGAAGGCGACTTGCAGGCTTAATTTATTCTCGATTTTCCTCATTGGGATTTTCCTTCTCCCCAGAGTTTTTGTGTCGTTGGAATTCTCCATTGCCGtgataaaaataattgtaatgCTGTTGCATTGTGATTAAAACTAAACATACCATCTATATTTATAGAGTCGATTTTTGACGGATTATTCATTTGAATGCACATTTTTTTACGAATTTCGTTTTTTGTTATTCAATTGGAATGAGCAGGCAATTCATGTGTCATAATTTTGAACTTgaaattgatgtgttttgttaacaacatagtgatgtgttttgtaaacaagagtgaagtaaaatcatgctaagagcgatgtgttttgtaaacaagagtgaagtaaaatcatgctaagagtgatgtgttttgtaaacaagagtgaagtaaaatcatgctaagagtgatgtattttgtaaacaagagtgaagtaaaatcatgctaagagtgatgtgttttgtaaacaagagtaaagtaaaatcatgctaagagtgatgtgttttgtaaacaagagtgaagtaaaatcatgctaagagtgatgtgttttgtaaacaagagtgatgtgttttgtaaacaagagtgaagtaaaatcatgctaagagtgatgtgttttgtaaacaagagtgaagtaaaatcatgctaagagtgatgtgttttgtaaacaagagtgaagtaaaatcatgctaagagtgatgtgttttgtaaacaagagtgaagtaaaatcatgctaagagtgatgtattttgtaaacaagagtgaagtaaaatcatgctaagagtgatgtgttttgtaaacaagagtgaagtaagatcatgctaagagtgatgtgttttgtaaacaagagtgaagtaagatcatgctaagagtgatgtgttttgtaaacaagagtgaagtaagatcatgctaagagtgatgtgttttgtaaacaacaatgaagtaagatcatgctaagagtgatgtgttttgtaaacaacagtgaagtaagatcatgctaagagtgatgtgttttgtaaacaacggttgagtaagatcatgctaagagtgatgtgttttgtaaacaacagtgaagtaagatcatgctaagagtgatgtgttttgtaaacaacagtgaagtaatataatgctaagagtgatgtgttttgtaaacaacagtgaagtaatataatgctaagagtgatgtgttttgtaaacaacagtgaagtaatataatgctaagattgatgtgttttataCTCAATTAAATATGATCTTTCAAATTGTACGTTTAGGAGATGATGCTAGAAATTCGAATTTTGCTTCCTATTTTTCCTATCACTCATGCACATGCAGAATATTGAATTTTGAATATAACcaacaaataatttaaatcagctaattcaataaaaaaagagCTACGGAGTACCAGAAgcttaaaattacaaaattcatGTATTTCAAAGTActgtattaattattataaataaaatttattggtCTTCTAAGTAAAGTCaatttttcttataaattaCGATAACAACAGTTTAGTGTGATTACTCCTAGTTCCAATAATTAATTCGAATAAATTTGTCAGCATAGTAACCGCATTCCGCCTTACTGCAATTTGTGTTGGCGCCACCAAGATCGACAAGTTGTATCCTTTCACGAGGCTCAGGTCGTAGACGTCCATCCCGTTGAAGCTGTCGAGTGCGAACTCAGCCAGAGTAACCAGAATCACCGCCGCGACGGCGTCGGCATATTCGACCTTTCCGGATCCGCAGTCGCCGGTCACGAAGTAGAAATTTCCGGACGGATCTTCGGAGCAGTGCTTGCACCACCAAAATCGAAGACTACGGTAgcggtggcggtggtggcgcagatagaggaggaagaagatccggTGAAATTGGATGAATTTCTCAATTCCAGCTTATGAATTTCATAAAGGAatttccaaaaatgcccttgGTCTATTTTAcactattaaaataaataatatttgttgtctttatttgtgtggctgagattggttctctagttatacacttaatattagttatactttgatcacttctatatatatatatatatagggtagtgttaatctcTTTTTccccccttagatttaagttccttttTAATTGGAACCGTTAGATTTGATGGTTGGACGATCTGGATTAGAAGCCTACTTATGATTCCGCCTGTGCATTATTAGGGCCATTTCGTGCATTATATGAGCAAATTGGTAAATGTACATTGTTAAAACCGCCCAAAAACGGCAGGTCTGAAATTCAAGCGTGATTTAGCCACGACCTTCCATCTTCTCTGCTCATTTCTCACGCCAAATCTCTCTCCCCTCAATACATCAACGCAATTCGTCTCCTCCACTTCCAGCCActttcaaaaccctagccgccacggACAATCTCCACCGAACGTCTTTCGTCGTCTGTTTCCCTGTCCAACATTCATCCACGTCTGTTTCTCCCAAATAAGGATCTTTTAAAAAATCTTACTTCTTTGTGGTTAGGGTTGGCTCGCTAATTGGTTTTGTAATTATTTTGTGGGTTACAAATGTTTGTTGACCCATTTTATGGATGAAATCTAGTAGGGGTCTGATTTCTCTGTTCGTTTCCCAGATTTATAATGACGAAAACAGGACGTGCTTCAACTTCACAACAATCGCAATTTGAAGGTGAGCATTCTATTTGAGTAGCATGTCGAATTACCGGGTGATTGCAACTGTATATTCAATGGGTGAATGTagtatttgtatgttcattaattGATTGGATCTGTACAttggtcaaagagtgaatgcagtatttgtatgttcattacttggttGAATCTGTATATTACGTAGCTATATCTATGCATTATATAatctgttttatgcatcatgtgactgctgATAGTGCATTGGTGAAAGATGAATACAaaatttgtatgttcattacttgattgaATCTGAACATTATGTtactatttctatgcattacaTATCCTGTTTCTTTCATTATTTATGTAGTAGTTtacattatttgtcaagtatttGACATTATTTGAATGCTTGCTGAGTGATGAGGGTGAAATGTTGAATGTAATATacctatgtgcattatttgattgaatctatacattatttagctagcagtttacattatttaccatttattaGGCATTATgggactgcttgtgtacataggTGAATGATGAAagtcatattcctttgtgcattatttgattgcttctGTACACTAGGTATCAAgtattgtacattatttatcaagtataaGGCATTATGTGACTGTTGTGTACATGAGTGAATGGGTGAAAACCAGAACTCCCGAATCTGCTTGTATAATATTCcttagtgcattatttgattggatctgtacattattaaactagtagtatacattatgtGTCGaacattatgcattatttgactgctgtGTACATAGGTGAATGTGTGAAAGTCATATTTCTTTGTGCATTATTCCATTGCTTCTGTAcactatttatcaagtattatacattatttaccaagtattatgcattaattgacTCCTTGTGTCAATGGGTGAATGATGCATTATATAATGAAAATATGACACAATATTGATAGCTTCCTATTTAAATAATGTTCTGATGTTGTATGTTGGACAGCAGCGAAGCAGCTGAGATTCAGGaacaatgaagtgaaaaaaatcGCA is a window of Salvia splendens isolate huo1 chromosome 3, SspV2, whole genome shotgun sequence DNA encoding:
- the LOC121796658 gene encoding agamous-like MADS-box protein AGL6; this encodes MENSNDTKTLGRRKIPMRKIENKLSLQVAFTKRRGGLFRKATELSILCGAEVAILVQSPAQKLYAFGHPALIDRIDPISLRRCDDDGYKTAMKMEKRRRGDETMFFDVRSPSRSFESPFLCIFRNGTDVSNGRPVYTVVSSTSPPRSSPIGYCNRLHRTSSSR